From Dermochelys coriacea isolate rDerCor1 chromosome 23, rDerCor1.pri.v4, whole genome shotgun sequence, one genomic window encodes:
- the BGN gene encoding biglycan isoform X2 encodes MWAWLVCAHPASSSQGVNPPSQTHSAARPVLSCSQPAGTPESPRSPTMLRVLLLAALLGLAGALPFEQAAFWDFSMDDGPAVQNDEEEASGIFPTSGVPDFEDVITAYGGLCPFGCHCHLRVVQCSDLGLRSVPKEIAPDTKLLDLQNNQITELRPEDFKGLHHLYALMLVNNKISRVHEKAFSPLHRLQKLYISKNQLAEIPPNLPPSLVELRIHDNKIRKVPKDVFKGLNNMNCIEMGGNPLENSGFEPGAFDGLKLNYLRISEAKLTGIPKDLPETLNELHLDHNKIQAIELEDLIRYGKLTRLGLGHNAMRMIENRSLAFVPALRELHLDHNRLSRVPPGLPGLRFLQVVYLHANDITQVGVNDFCPVGFGVKRAYYNGISLFGNPVPYWEVQPATFRCVTDRLAIQFGNYKK; translated from the exons ATGTGGGCCTGGCTTGTGTGTGCGCATCCGGCATCCAGCTCCCAGGGAGTGAATCCACCCAGCCAGACCCACAGTGCCGCCCGCCCTGTCCTGTCCTGCTCCCAGCCTGCGGGAA CACCTGAATCCCCCCGAAG ccccaccatgcTGCGTGTGCTGCTGCTGGCCGCCCTGCTGGGCCTGGCGGGGGCGCTGCCCTTCGAGCAGGCGGCCTTCTGGGATTTCTCCATGGACGACGGGCCGGCCGTGCAGAACGACGAAGAGGAGGCTTCGGGCATCTTCCCCACCTCGGGGGTCCCCGACTTCGAGGACGTCATCACTGCCTACGGGGGGCTGTGCCCCTTCGGCTGCCACTGCCACCTGCGGGTGGTGCAGTGCTCTGACCTGG GCCTGAGGTCAGTGCCCAAGGAAATCGCCCCCGACACGAAGCTGCTGGATCTGCAGAACAACCAGATCACGGAGCTGCGGCCTGAGGATTTCAAGGGGCTGCATCACCTCTAT GCCTTGATGCTGGTGAACAACAAGATCTCGCGGGTGCACGAAAAGGCCTTCAGCCCCCTGCACCGGCTGCAGAAGCTCTACATCTCCAAGAACCAGCTGGCCGAGATCCCGCCCAACCTGCCGCCCTCCCTGGTCGAGCTGCGAATCCACGACAACAAGATCCGCAAGGTGCCCAAGGACGTCTTCAAGGGGCTCAACAACATGAACTGCATCG AGATGGGGGGCAACCCTTTGGAGAACAGCGGATTTGAACCCGGCGCCTTCGATGGCCTGAAGCTGAATTATCTGCGCATCTCAGAGGCCAAGCTGACGGGTATCCCCAAAG acCTGCCCGAGACCCTAAACGAGCTGCACCTGGATCACAACAAAATCCAGGCCATTGAGCTGGAAGACCTGATCCGCTATGGGAAGCTGACCAG GCTGGGCCTAGGGCACAATGCCATGCGGATGATCGAGAACAGGAGCCTGGCCTTCGTCCCGGCGCTCCGGGAGCTGCACCTCGACCACAACCGGCTCTCTCGCGTACCCCCTGGGCTGCCCGGCCTCCGCTTCCTGCAG gtggtGTACCTGCACGCCAATGACATCACTCAGGTGGGGGTGAACGATTTCTGCCCCGTGGGATTCGGAGTGAAGCGAGCCTATTACAACGGAATCAGCCTCTTCGGGAACCCGGTCCCCTACTGGGAGGTGCAGCCAGCCACCTTCCGCTGCGTCACCGACCGCCTGGCCATCCAGTTCGGCAATTACAAGAAataa
- the BGN gene encoding biglycan isoform X1 produces MLRVLLLAALLGLAGALPFEQAAFWDFSMDDGPAVQNDEEEASGIFPTSGVPDFEDVITAYGGLCPFGCHCHLRVVQCSDLGLRSVPKEIAPDTKLLDLQNNQITELRPEDFKGLHHLYALMLVNNKISRVHEKAFSPLHRLQKLYISKNQLAEIPPNLPPSLVELRIHDNKIRKVPKDVFKGLNNMNCIEMGGNPLENSGFEPGAFDGLKLNYLRISEAKLTGIPKDLPETLNELHLDHNKIQAIELEDLIRYGKLTRLGLGHNAMRMIENRSLAFVPALRELHLDHNRLSRVPPGLPGLRFLQVVYLHANDITQVGVNDFCPVGFGVKRAYYNGISLFGNPVPYWEVQPATFRCVTDRLAIQFGNYKK; encoded by the exons atgcTGCGTGTGCTGCTGCTGGCCGCCCTGCTGGGCCTGGCGGGGGCGCTGCCCTTCGAGCAGGCGGCCTTCTGGGATTTCTCCATGGACGACGGGCCGGCCGTGCAGAACGACGAAGAGGAGGCTTCGGGCATCTTCCCCACCTCGGGGGTCCCCGACTTCGAGGACGTCATCACTGCCTACGGGGGGCTGTGCCCCTTCGGCTGCCACTGCCACCTGCGGGTGGTGCAGTGCTCTGACCTGG GCCTGAGGTCAGTGCCCAAGGAAATCGCCCCCGACACGAAGCTGCTGGATCTGCAGAACAACCAGATCACGGAGCTGCGGCCTGAGGATTTCAAGGGGCTGCATCACCTCTAT GCCTTGATGCTGGTGAACAACAAGATCTCGCGGGTGCACGAAAAGGCCTTCAGCCCCCTGCACCGGCTGCAGAAGCTCTACATCTCCAAGAACCAGCTGGCCGAGATCCCGCCCAACCTGCCGCCCTCCCTGGTCGAGCTGCGAATCCACGACAACAAGATCCGCAAGGTGCCCAAGGACGTCTTCAAGGGGCTCAACAACATGAACTGCATCG AGATGGGGGGCAACCCTTTGGAGAACAGCGGATTTGAACCCGGCGCCTTCGATGGCCTGAAGCTGAATTATCTGCGCATCTCAGAGGCCAAGCTGACGGGTATCCCCAAAG acCTGCCCGAGACCCTAAACGAGCTGCACCTGGATCACAACAAAATCCAGGCCATTGAGCTGGAAGACCTGATCCGCTATGGGAAGCTGACCAG GCTGGGCCTAGGGCACAATGCCATGCGGATGATCGAGAACAGGAGCCTGGCCTTCGTCCCGGCGCTCCGGGAGCTGCACCTCGACCACAACCGGCTCTCTCGCGTACCCCCTGGGCTGCCCGGCCTCCGCTTCCTGCAG gtggtGTACCTGCACGCCAATGACATCACTCAGGTGGGGGTGAACGATTTCTGCCCCGTGGGATTCGGAGTGAAGCGAGCCTATTACAACGGAATCAGCCTCTTCGGGAACCCGGTCCCCTACTGGGAGGTGCAGCCAGCCACCTTCCGCTGCGTCACCGACCGCCTGGCCATCCAGTTCGGCAATTACAAGAAataa